Proteins from a genomic interval of Kineococcus rhizosphaerae:
- a CDS encoding MFS transporter gives MRPSDPRTAVWLVCLGTGFVTLVDQSMVGVVVPALRADLGATPTQVQWILAGYSLTFGLALVPAGRLGDVLGRRFLHLSGFVVFAAAAVLSATAHDAWTVVLARALQGLGAGVVNPQVHGTLQTVFRGPERARAFAGYSVATACSSACGPLLGGLLTGLGGPGLGWRLVLAANIPMAVLLLPVAFRHLPRVARRPLPRGGLDLPGSAVVALGTLCLLLPFATGRVSAGVLVPCLLTVVVLAGVLRWWERRALSPLVVPDLFRRPDFSLGTAVAMCVFGAVLALGMLQVLVLQSGLGLSAFDAGLVLLPAAVASGVCAALCARLVLRWGRRLVVAATVAATASVTAEALLLPALPAHAVLVVSITATVSSAAIGAVISPNQVLTLQHAPVAVAGVAAGLFQLSQRVAAAVVVPVVTGAYLVDAPPTPGRAHLGVFADLALGCAGLLLVAAVLAVAALRSERRGAVQGMGSLLGRGSSPAPRACSDSSAWSSASNSAQLSSPGPGSCSSSTGDHGKPH, from the coding sequence TGGCTCGTCTGCCTCGGCACGGGATTCGTCACCCTCGTCGACCAGAGCATGGTCGGCGTCGTGGTCCCGGCCCTGCGCGCCGACCTGGGCGCCACGCCCACGCAGGTGCAGTGGATCCTCGCCGGCTACTCGCTGACCTTCGGGCTGGCCCTGGTCCCCGCCGGCCGGCTCGGCGACGTCCTGGGGCGCCGGTTCCTGCACCTCAGCGGCTTCGTCGTGTTCGCCGCCGCGGCCGTGCTGTCCGCGACGGCGCACGACGCCTGGACGGTCGTCCTCGCCCGGGCGCTGCAGGGGCTCGGCGCGGGCGTGGTCAACCCGCAGGTGCACGGCACGCTGCAGACGGTGTTCCGCGGCCCCGAGCGGGCCCGGGCGTTCGCGGGGTACTCCGTCGCGACGGCCTGCTCGTCGGCGTGCGGTCCCCTGCTGGGCGGGCTGCTCACCGGGCTCGGGGGCCCCGGCCTGGGGTGGCGCCTCGTGCTGGCGGCGAACATCCCGATGGCGGTCCTGCTCCTGCCCGTGGCCTTCCGCCACCTGCCGCGGGTGGCCCGCCGGCCGCTGCCCCGCGGCGGGCTCGACCTGCCGGGCAGCGCCGTCGTCGCGCTGGGGACGCTGTGCCTGCTGCTGCCCTTCGCGACGGGACGGGTCTCGGCCGGCGTGCTCGTGCCGTGCCTGCTGACCGTCGTGGTCCTGGCCGGGGTGCTGCGCTGGTGGGAGCGGCGCGCCCTGAGCCCCCTGGTCGTGCCGGACCTGTTCCGGCGCCCGGACTTCTCCCTCGGCACGGCGGTGGCGATGTGCGTCTTCGGCGCCGTCCTGGCCCTCGGGATGCTGCAGGTCCTGGTGCTGCAGTCGGGGCTGGGGCTGTCCGCCTTCGACGCCGGGCTGGTGCTGCTGCCGGCCGCCGTCGCCTCCGGGGTCTGCGCGGCCCTGTGCGCCCGGCTCGTGCTCCGGTGGGGGCGGCGGCTGGTGGTGGCGGCCACCGTCGCGGCCACCGCGTCGGTGACCGCCGAGGCGCTCCTGCTGCCCGCCCTGCCCGCGCACGCCGTCCTGGTGGTCTCGATCACCGCGACGGTCTCGTCGGCCGCGATCGGGGCGGTGATCTCCCCCAACCAGGTCCTGACGCTGCAGCACGCGCCGGTGGCCGTGGCGGGCGTCGCAGCGGGGCTGTTCCAGCTCTCGCAGCGCGTCGCGGCCGCCGTCGTCGTCCCCGTCGTCACGGGCGCCTACCTGGTGGACGCGCCCCCGACCCCCGGCCGGGCCCACCTGGGCGTCTTCGCCGACCTCGCCCTGGGCTGCGCCGGGCTGCTGCTGGTCGCGGCCGTGCTGGCCGTCGCGGCCCTGCGCTCGGAGCGCAGGGGTGCGGTTCAGGGCATGGGTTCGCTGCTGGGGCGGGGTTCGTCCCCGGCGCCGCGGGCCTGCTCGGACAGCAGCGCGTGGAGCTCGGCCTCGAACTCCGCCCAGCTCAGCTCACCGGGACCCGGTTCCTGTTCGAGCTCGACCGGCGACCACGGGAAACCCCACTGA